In the genome of Actinomadura graeca, one region contains:
- the car gene encoding carboxylic acid reductase, producing the protein MRVPNDPGAAVLSGPGTWESRLERRVAAAYATDGQLRAAAPDPAVAARLRTPGLRQTEIIAAVLGGYADRPALGQRAVEATVDPVTGRRAPRLLPRFDTITYRELAARVGAAAGALGHGTARPVRPGDRIAIAGFTGIDYTVLDLVCPHLGAVCVPLPSDMPDAQLAATLAETAPRVLAVTPALLARAVGHVLAGPAPALLLVFGHHPGVDDHRDAVEDARRRLAEAGSPVPVETLDALIARGRAGPAVAAHVPAAGEDPPALLLYTSGSTGTPKGAVYSDRLAGQFWGSRRQIPALCFTYMTMGHGAGRGATYSALARGGTVYFTAREDKSTLFEDIALVRPTEMPCVPRLCELVFQRFHGEVARRMAAGEDRARAEREVTAGMRGRVLGDRLLMLVCGTAPLSAELRAFTEALLDLEVHDGYGSTEAGGGLLFDHRVQSPPVLDYRIADVPELGYFRTDRPHPRGELLLKTTLMFQGYYGRPDLTAGVFDADGFYRTGDIVAETGPGRLVPVDRRNNVVKLAQGEFVAVAALEAEFARSPLIRQIFLYGGARHPFLLGVVVPSDAAAHLGGADEVKAGIGASLREIARAARLGPAEIPRDLVIEPEPFSARNGLLSEVGKPLRAALTRRYADRLERRYADMAAQQAAELRALHVSGAGRPTPETVARAARAVLGGGEERTRPDTRFTDLGMDSLAALEFATLLTGIFGVEVPVSTILGPATDLGWLAAHIDQERAAVARRPTAASVHGTGSFRGARGTQGTGPAVRAADLILEAFLDAGTLAAARALPPAAVPARTVLLTGGNGYLGRFLCLELLRRARASGGTVVCLVRGRDAEAARGRLDAAFDSGDPELLSEYRDLARHHLAVLAGDVGRPRLGLPEPDWRRLAETVDLIVHSAAHVNHLLPYAQLFGPNVTGTAEIIRLALTTRRKPVAHLSTVAATDQAGAAALDEDDDIRLVSPVRVADGGHAGGYGTSKWAGEVLLREAHEKCGLPVTVFRPAMIGAHTRYTGQLNTADTFTRLLFSLLVTGVAPKSWRHPGDDAGRPARVEGLPVDVTAAAVAALGARTAEGWLTYHVIDPHTGGIDLDEVVDRLIATGHPIRRIDGYADWLTRFEGALRALPAHRRALSVLPVLDAYRQPVRPGPVLSAARFRAAVRSARPGPGDDVPGLTTALIDKYVDDLRRRRLLDGPPPGR; encoded by the coding sequence ATGAGGGTGCCGAACGATCCGGGAGCGGCGGTGTTGTCCGGCCCCGGCACCTGGGAATCGCGGCTGGAGCGGCGGGTCGCCGCCGCGTACGCCACCGACGGGCAGCTGCGCGCGGCCGCCCCCGACCCCGCGGTCGCCGCCCGGCTCCGCACGCCCGGGCTCCGCCAGACGGAGATCATCGCCGCCGTCCTGGGCGGCTACGCCGACCGGCCGGCGCTCGGTCAGCGCGCGGTCGAGGCCACCGTGGACCCGGTGACCGGCCGGAGGGCGCCGCGGCTGCTGCCCCGGTTCGACACGATCACCTATCGCGAGCTGGCGGCGCGCGTCGGCGCCGCCGCCGGGGCGCTGGGGCACGGCACGGCGCGTCCGGTGCGTCCCGGTGACCGGATCGCCATCGCCGGCTTCACCGGCATCGACTACACGGTGCTCGACCTGGTGTGCCCCCACCTCGGCGCGGTCTGCGTCCCGCTGCCGTCGGACATGCCGGACGCGCAGCTGGCGGCGACGCTGGCCGAGACCGCGCCGCGGGTGCTCGCGGTGACACCGGCCCTGCTGGCGCGGGCCGTCGGCCACGTGCTCGCCGGGCCCGCGCCCGCTTTGCTGCTGGTCTTCGGGCACCACCCCGGCGTCGACGACCACCGGGACGCGGTGGAGGACGCCCGCCGGAGGCTGGCCGAGGCGGGCAGCCCGGTGCCGGTCGAGACGCTGGACGCGCTGATCGCACGCGGGCGCGCGGGACCGGCGGTGGCCGCGCACGTCCCGGCCGCGGGGGAGGACCCGCCGGCGCTGCTGCTCTACACCTCGGGCAGCACCGGCACCCCCAAGGGGGCGGTGTACTCCGACCGGCTGGCCGGGCAGTTCTGGGGATCGCGGCGGCAGATCCCCGCGCTCTGCTTCACCTACATGACGATGGGCCACGGCGCCGGGCGCGGCGCCACCTACAGCGCCCTGGCCCGCGGCGGCACCGTGTACTTCACCGCGCGCGAGGACAAGTCGACGCTGTTCGAGGACATCGCGCTGGTCCGTCCGACCGAGATGCCGTGCGTCCCCCGGCTGTGCGAGCTCGTGTTCCAGCGTTTCCACGGCGAGGTGGCCCGGCGGATGGCGGCGGGCGAGGACCGGGCCCGCGCCGAGCGGGAGGTGACCGCCGGGATGCGCGGCCGGGTGCTCGGCGACCGGCTGCTGATGCTCGTCTGCGGGACCGCGCCGCTGTCGGCGGAGCTGCGGGCGTTCACCGAGGCGCTGCTGGACCTGGAGGTGCACGACGGCTACGGCTCGACCGAGGCGGGCGGCGGCCTCCTGTTCGACCACCGCGTGCAGTCCCCGCCGGTGCTCGACTACCGGATCGCCGACGTGCCGGAGCTGGGCTACTTCCGGACCGACCGTCCGCATCCGCGTGGTGAGCTGCTGCTGAAGACCACCCTGATGTTCCAGGGCTACTACGGGCGGCCCGACCTGACCGCGGGCGTGTTCGACGCCGACGGCTTCTACCGGACGGGCGACATCGTCGCCGAGACCGGGCCGGGCCGCCTGGTCCCCGTGGACCGCCGCAACAACGTGGTCAAGCTCGCGCAAGGCGAGTTCGTCGCGGTCGCGGCACTGGAGGCCGAGTTCGCCCGCAGCCCCCTGATCCGGCAGATCTTCCTGTACGGCGGTGCCCGGCATCCCTTCCTGCTCGGCGTGGTCGTCCCCTCCGACGCGGCCGCGCACCTCGGCGGCGCCGACGAGGTGAAGGCGGGGATCGGCGCGTCACTCCGGGAGATCGCGCGCGCGGCGCGGCTCGGCCCCGCCGAGATCCCCCGGGACCTCGTCATCGAGCCCGAGCCGTTCTCGGCCCGGAACGGCCTGCTGTCGGAGGTGGGCAAGCCGCTGCGGGCCGCGCTGACCCGCCGCTACGCCGACCGGCTGGAACGGCGCTACGCCGACATGGCCGCGCAGCAGGCCGCCGAGCTGCGCGCCCTGCACGTCTCCGGCGCCGGACGCCCGACACCGGAGACGGTGGCCCGCGCGGCCCGCGCCGTCCTCGGGGGCGGCGAGGAGCGGACGCGCCCGGACACCCGGTTCACCGACCTCGGCATGGACTCCCTGGCCGCGCTCGAGTTCGCCACGCTGCTCACCGGGATCTTCGGCGTGGAGGTGCCGGTGAGCACGATCCTGGGCCCGGCCACCGACCTCGGGTGGCTGGCGGCGCACATCGATCAGGAGCGCGCCGCCGTCGCGCGGCGGCCCACCGCGGCCTCGGTGCACGGCACCGGGTCGTTCCGGGGGGCGCGGGGGACACAAGGGACCGGCCCGGCGGTCCGGGCGGCCGACCTCATCCTGGAGGCGTTCCTGGACGCCGGCACGCTCGCCGCCGCCCGCGCGCTGCCCCCCGCGGCCGTCCCGGCCCGGACGGTCCTGCTCACCGGCGGCAACGGCTACCTCGGCCGGTTCCTCTGCCTGGAACTGCTGCGGCGGGCGCGCGCCTCCGGCGGCACGGTGGTCTGCCTCGTCCGCGGCCGTGACGCCGAGGCCGCCCGCGGGCGGCTGGACGCCGCCTTCGACAGCGGCGACCCGGAGCTGCTGTCGGAGTACCGGGACCTGGCCCGGCACCACCTCGCCGTGCTGGCCGGCGACGTCGGCCGGCCGCGGCTCGGCCTGCCGGAACCGGACTGGCGGCGCCTCGCGGAGACCGTGGACCTGATCGTGCACTCCGCCGCCCACGTCAACCACCTGCTGCCCTACGCGCAGCTGTTCGGCCCCAACGTCACCGGCACCGCGGAGATCATCCGCCTGGCGCTGACCACGCGGCGCAAGCCCGTCGCCCACCTGTCGACGGTGGCGGCCACCGACCAGGCCGGCGCGGCGGCGCTGGACGAGGACGACGACATCCGCCTGGTCAGCCCGGTGCGGGTGGCCGACGGCGGCCACGCCGGCGGCTACGGCACCAGCAAATGGGCCGGTGAGGTGCTGCTGCGCGAGGCGCACGAGAAGTGCGGGCTGCCCGTAACGGTGTTCCGCCCGGCCATGATCGGGGCGCACACCCGCTACACCGGGCAGCTGAACACCGCGGACACGTTCACCCGCCTGCTGTTCAGCCTGCTCGTCACCGGCGTCGCGCCGAAGTCCTGGCGGCACCCCGGGGACGACGCCGGACGTCCCGCCCGGGTCGAGGGCCTTCCCGTCGACGTCACCGCGGCGGCGGTCGCGGCACTCGGAGCCCGGACGGCCGAGGGCTGGCTCACCTACCACGTCATCGACCCGCACACGGGCGGCATCGACCTGGACGAGGTCGTCGACCGGCTGATCGCGACCGGCCATCCGATCCGGCGCATCGACGGGTACGCCGACTGGCTCACCCGCTTCGAGGGCGCCCTGCGCGCCCTGCCCGCGCACCGGCGGGCGCTGTCCGTGCTGCCCGTCCTGGACGCCTACCGGCAGCCGGTCCGTCCCGGCCCGGTGCTGTCCGCGGCGCGCTTCCGCGCGGCGGTCCGGTCCGCGCGGCCCGGCCCCGGCGATGACGTCCCCGGGCTGACCACCGCGCTGATCGACAAGTACGTCGACGATCTGAGACGGCGCCGCCTCCTCGACGGCCCGCCCCCCGGCCGGTGA
- a CDS encoding DUF2264 domain-containing protein, translated as MCAESLRSGVPWPEPDFTLSPYTGYTRAHWTAVADDWLLTAREFASPGHALIALPGRPSWSGLWSDRLEGFARTFLLASCRIAGASGQDPLDLAGWYAEGLAAGSDVAGVEGWPRGVGCRFPPAGLNQPIVEAANLAFALHLSRPWVFDRLDDGARNRLVGWLAHHAGLSTWDNNWSLFPAVIEAFLHSVGADTGGLRGAGRVAEVEEWYAGDGWYFDGRDGNADYYTAWGIQPLLWAWYAMRDPHGAAAARNRERLGATAAAVAAMIAPGGAPVHHGRSLTYRTAVLAPLWLAALEGCGPLRPGETRGIAGGVLRYFRDGGVDQDGPLPPGWRGPSPGTVQEYSGPASPYLAGLGFLGLLLPPGHPVWTATEEGHPAEDGDRVLEGPHWIVSRRRGVVRLVNHGRCRPAYWHPPGTRRDDPHYDKFGYSSHTAPAPHPDSIDGHFGLLDDGGRPTRRGPVLRSLTTGGLAASLHVPEVGGVPLAGVDVTSATLIRGDVELRCHLVRGAAGRAVREGGYCVAHDTPPETGSGGRCAWVSAGEGLGTSSTGLHGWDAAEAVEFPVGNAMGARCAVPVLSGRVDGDLSVHVSAHLLGVAADDGVVVPEVRVDRAGATVTVLWPGGGAPTRVDLAGLRRDLSGEA; from the coding sequence ATGTGCGCTGAGTCGCTGCGGTCGGGTGTGCCCTGGCCCGAGCCGGATTTCACACTGTCGCCGTACACCGGCTACACCCGCGCGCATTGGACGGCGGTGGCGGACGACTGGCTGCTGACCGCGCGGGAGTTCGCCAGCCCCGGCCACGCGCTGATCGCCCTGCCGGGACGGCCGAGCTGGTCCGGGCTGTGGAGCGACCGCCTCGAAGGCTTCGCGCGGACGTTCCTCCTCGCGTCCTGCCGCATCGCGGGTGCCTCCGGGCAGGATCCGCTGGACCTCGCGGGCTGGTACGCGGAGGGCCTGGCGGCCGGATCGGACGTGGCCGGGGTGGAGGGCTGGCCGCGCGGGGTCGGCTGCCGGTTCCCGCCCGCCGGGCTGAACCAGCCGATCGTCGAGGCGGCCAATCTCGCGTTCGCGCTGCACCTGTCCCGGCCCTGGGTGTTCGACCGGCTCGACGACGGCGCCCGGAACCGTCTCGTCGGCTGGCTGGCCCACCACGCTGGCCTGAGCACCTGGGACAACAACTGGTCCCTGTTCCCCGCGGTGATCGAGGCGTTCCTGCACTCGGTCGGGGCGGACACCGGTGGCCTGCGCGGCGCCGGACGGGTCGCCGAGGTGGAGGAGTGGTACGCCGGTGACGGCTGGTACTTCGACGGCCGGGACGGCAACGCCGACTACTACACCGCCTGGGGCATCCAGCCGCTGCTGTGGGCGTGGTACGCGATGCGCGACCCGCACGGCGCGGCCGCCGCCAGGAACCGGGAGCGGCTCGGCGCGACCGCCGCGGCGGTCGCCGCGATGATCGCGCCGGGCGGGGCGCCCGTCCACCACGGCCGTTCCCTGACCTACCGGACGGCGGTGCTCGCCCCGCTGTGGCTGGCCGCGCTGGAGGGGTGCGGCCCGCTCCGCCCGGGTGAGACCCGCGGGATCGCCGGCGGCGTCCTGCGGTACTTCCGTGACGGCGGCGTCGACCAGGACGGGCCACTCCCGCCCGGATGGCGCGGGCCCTCGCCCGGGACCGTCCAGGAGTACAGCGGACCGGCGTCGCCCTACCTCGCGGGCCTGGGGTTCCTCGGGCTGCTGCTGCCGCCCGGGCATCCGGTCTGGACGGCCACCGAGGAGGGCCACCCCGCCGAGGACGGCGACCGGGTGCTCGAAGGCCCGCACTGGATCGTCTCGCGCCGGCGCGGCGTGGTCCGGCTGGTCAACCACGGCCGCTGCCGTCCCGCGTACTGGCATCCGCCCGGCACCCGGCGCGACGATCCGCACTACGACAAGTTCGGCTACAGCTCGCACACCGCGCCCGCCCCGCACCCGGACTCCATCGACGGGCATTTCGGCCTGCTGGACGACGGCGGGCGGCCGACCCGCCGCGGACCGGTGTTGCGCTCGCTGACCACCGGCGGCCTCGCCGCCTCCCTGCACGTCCCGGAGGTCGGCGGCGTCCCGCTCGCCGGTGTCGACGTCACCTCGGCGACCCTGATCAGAGGCGATGTCGAACTGCGGTGCCATCTGGTGCGCGGTGCCGCCGGGCGGGCCGTACGCGAGGGCGGCTACTGCGTGGCGCATGACACGCCCCCCGAGACCGGGTCCGGTGGGCGCTGCGCCTGGGTGAGCGCCGGCGAGGGCCTGGGCACCAGCAGCACGGGCCTGCACGGCTGGGACGCGGCGGAGGCCGTGGAGTTCCCGGTGGGCAACGCGATGGGGGCCCGCTGCGCGGTGCCGGTGCTGTCCGGGCGCGTGGACGGGGACCTCTCGGTCCATGTCTCCGCGCACCTCCTCGGCGTCGCCGCGGACGACGGCGTGGTCGTGCCCGAGGTCCGCGTCGACCGCGCCGGGGCCACCGTCACGGTCCTGTGGCCCGGCGGCGGCGCCCCGACGCGGGTCGACCTGGCGGGGCTGCGGCGAGACCTGTCCGGGGAGGCGTGA